The genomic stretch TGTACAAAAAAGGATTAAATGGAATCCTTGCTGATGAAATGGGTCTTGGAAAGACAATTCAAACTATTTCGCTCCTTGCATATCTTGCTTGCTATATGAAAAATTGGGGGCCACATTTAATTGTTGTACCTACCAGCGTAATGTTGAATTGGGAAATGGAATTTAAACGATGGCTTCCATGCTTCAAAGTTATCACGTACTTTGGAACTCCAAAAGAGAGACAGAAGAAAAGGATTGGATGGAACGATCCTAATGCATTTAATGTATGTATTGCGTCATatactttaattttacAAGATGCacatatatttaaaagGAAACAATGgcaatatttaattttagatGAGGCTCAAAATATCAAGAACTTTAAGTCTCAAAAATGGCAAGTAATGTTATCATTTAATACTGAAAGAAGACTTTTGCTTACAGGCACACCATTACAAAATAACTTAATGGAACTTTGGTCATTGCTGCATTTTTTGATGCCTCATATATTCACATCGCATCATGACTTTAAAACTTGGTTTTCCGACCCTTTAACGACTGCCATTGAAAATCAGCAGgttgaaaatgaaagaaatttattaagtAGACTTCACTCTGTGTTGAGACCCTTTTTATTAAGAAGATTAAAAAAGGATGTGGAAAAGGAAATGCCATCAAAAATTGAACATGTAATTAAGTGTCCCTTAAGCAAGCGTCAAAAAGAGCTATATGATGAATTCCTTGAAAGTAAAACAACTCAAAATACTATTGCTGGCGGAGATTATATTGGCTTGATGAATGTATTAATGCAGTTAAGAAAGGTTTGTAATCATCCTGATCTTTTTGAACCTAGGACAATTAAGACGCCAATTgttgaaaaaaaactaatgataaattattcatttaGCTCGCTAATATTCTTCCCAAATATATGTATTACAATGTCATCTAATGTGCCTGGACTGGGAAAAAATATCTCGACAAATAATTACCTATATATCGGCAAAAAAACTAATAAGTCGAAATACACGACTCTGTTTGACAAATTAACTAATCACAGGTTTGTGAATAtaccaaatatttttattttatacaACGAAATCCATATGAGTAAGTTTCAAGCACAATCACAATGCGAATTAACTTACAAAAAATGGACTGGAATGCAATCCTGTAATTACAACATAGAAAATTCATTGTTCAGCAAACGTACTATAGGAACTGAGAATCTGTTGGAAATAAACCGTTTTATAAGAATTGGTCTTGATAGATTAGCTTCTGTTGAATTCAACTCCCCCTTAATAGGAATGGATTCAAAAAGTACCGAGTACACAAAAGATGTTAATAAATACATACTTGACCACATTTCTAATAACAAGgtgaaaaataaatctaataGTGTTATTAACTCAACAGAGAGtgtttctttattttataaagAGGATAATCGAAAGATTGCATCCGAATGGAGACCTTCGTGTGACTACCCACATTTATTGGATGAATCGgttcaaatatttcattcaaataaaattaaaaataccAATTGTGATAGTAAACCATGCATAAAATTTGGTTCACCATTCAATGTTGTTTATGGAAAAGATTGtagaaattttatttttgatcaaatacaaaataaGTTAAAAATGGTTGGTGAAAAAACATTTTCATTCTCAACTTTTcctaatttattttcaaatcgAAAAAAATCTTATAAAAATACAGCTATATCATATAAGTCAATTGATTACAATACTCTCAATGAAATGAATgctaaattaattaatttagaaatgTTTCCAAgcaaattattatttgtgaAACCTAATTTTCGCAAGCAGCTCCCAATGTTATCACAATTCAACATGATTCTTGAGAGAAAAGTTATTTCAACAAATTTTTCCATTCCTATAGAGGGTAAATATTCATTCGTTAAAAATGAGCTTTTTTGCAACtcatatatttctttacaagttgataatttaatcaATTCTTCAAATGCATATTTACATAATATTTCCTTCTTTAAAAAGTGTATTGTTCCTCCTAGAAGAATAATTGAGGATGATTGCGGAAAATTCCAAATACTTTCTCGATTATTACATAAACTCTTTAATGAAGGGCATAGATGTATCATTTTCACGCAGATGAGCAAAATGCTGGATGTTTTAGAATCCTTCATAAACTACCGAGGATACAACTATCTTCGATTAGATGGAAGCACTAAAGTTGATGACAGACAAAAACTTGTGAATAGATTTAACAGAGATCAACGAATTTatctatttatttcatcaaCTAGGTCTGGTGGGGTTGGATTGAATTTAACTGGCGCAGATACTGTTATTTTTTATGATTCTGACTGGAACCCAGCAATGGATAGACAAGCAATGGATCGCTGCCATAGAATTGGCCAAACAAGAGATGTAAACATATATAGGCTAGTTTCTGAATGGACAATTGAGGAAAGCATTTTTAAAAAGCAGCTCCAAAAGAGATTATTAGATGATGTTGTTGTTGATCAGGGCCGCTTCACTTCAGagtttttttcaaaaaacgatattcaaaaaatgattGGGTCAAGAAATCAGAATATGCTTAATTCTGATAATAACAGTATTTATGTCACAAGGGTACTCCATGAAAGCTCAACTGCCGATTCGAATGCTTCAGCAAATTTTAATGACAAccaaaagaaagaatttgaagatgtTTTAGCTGCAGTAGAAGATTTAGATGATATTAATGCGCTGAAGAAATCTTCTAGAGAAATTGCCACAGAGAATGatgattttattaatgaatttgaagaaaaaataaagcaTAAGGTTGAATCAAACAGAACCCTAGAAAAAGACAATGTTGGTAATTTTAATCAGTATGACATAACTACAAATATCACGCTGAATAACTTACTCAAATATtgtattgaattttttgaaagtGTGTCAGTTCCTCTagatattcaaaatgaagttgatttattagaatttcaaattaataatattaatagtgaCAGCtcaattgaaaattcattatcCGAATATTCGCAGGGTGAATTGCCATACGATTAGCTATTGATTACAGAGATGTTGATTGTAAAAGCAAgatgaatattaattaattaaaaagtttTATATTACtatatatttgtttttattgCCATTAATTAGGCGCCTAATCATTCTACACATCTCATTTTTAGTCaaatacaatattttttttttcaatgaaTAAACGACCAAGAGAATCTACCCTTTGGAGTGAATACTCATCCATATCTCTCTCAAGTATTGAGATAATTGATTCAGAAGTTAAAAAGGGGTGCATGGAATTCCGGAAGGACTTGTCTGAGCAGGTTACGATACATTTAAGAGAACGGATTCCATCCAAAATAGTTCAACTAAACAATCGAATGAAAATTTCTGATAAACCAGGATCAGTTTTATCTTCTGAGGAGTTAAAGCCTGTTAATAACGGTAATGGCAAAGTTTATTCGAATCTGCAGATTAAAGAACTAGTCGCCTATGTTAAACAGGAAGTTAGTGAGTTAATTGAAATGGTTAGTTCTATAAAATTATGGGTACAACTAAATATTCCCCAAATTCAAGACGGAAATAATTTCGGAGTAGGAATACAAGAAGAGACTA from Cryptosporidium parvum Iowa II chromosome 8, whole genome shotgun sequence encodes the following:
- a CDS encoding Swr1p like SWI/SNF2 family ATpase with a HSA domain at the N-terminus probably involved in chromatin remodelling yields the protein MSKIRFQKSQLSIEPEPPKEIDEDHRDFLIKESKWMYGCFIDEHKWKIKSFKAVAQCAIRYLQTKNQRLKKRKEEEDKRLRIVSKNISVNINKFWNNISKIVRHRKLSELNKLLRIKQFEKLDKLVSETEKFYFGTNEDSGKKTQPNDKYCKIDLKSKSDSEDDLETDNWDYIEKVDNKLDLEMESSDFDSDEVNAELDELNNDASLNLEELYLKYYGNPYDKKNNLKRDKSDHAYIGDAIKRKKNDYCEEYVETTISKHIEEELGTEKEMNDTDKKNDFSLKDEFETLSNVANTPIDKAIANLEEKNNPQNCLETNNALAKVSIDQIKIPFLLKNNMREYQVAGLEWMVKLYKKGLNGILADEMGLGKTIQTISLLAYLACYMKNWGPHLIVVPTSVMLNWEMEFKRWLPCFKVITYFGTPKERQKKRIGWNDPNAFNVCIASYTLILQDAHIFKRKQWQYLILDEAQNIKNFKSQKWQVMLSFNTERRLLLTGTPLQNNLMELWSLLHFLMPHIFTSHHDFKTWFSDPLTTAIENQQVENERNLLSRLHSVLRPFLLRRLKKDVEKEMPSKIEHVIKCPLSKRQKELYDEFLESKTTQNTIAGGDYIGLMNVLMQLRKVCNHPDLFEPRTIKTPIVEKKLMINYSFSSLIFFPNICITMSSNVPGLGKNISTNNYLYIGKKTNKSKYTTLFDKLTNHRFVNIPNIFILYNEIHMSKFQAQSQCELTYKKWTGMQSCNYNIENSLFSKRTIGTENLLEINRFIRIGLDRLASVEFNSPLIGMDSKSTEYTKDVNKYILDHISNNKVKNKSNSVINSTESVSLFYKEDNRKIASEWRPSCDYPHLLDESVQIFHSNKIKNTNCDSKPCIKFGSPFNVVYGKDCRNFIFDQIQNKLKMVGEKTFSFSTFPNLFSNRKKSYKNTAISYKSIDYNTLNEMNAKLINLEMFPSKLLFVKPNFRKQLPMLSQFNMILERKVISTNFSIPIEGKYSFVKNELFCNSYISLQVDNLINSSNAYLHNISFFKKCIVPPRRIIEDDCGKFQILSRLLHKLFNEGHRCIIFTQMSKMLDVLESFINYRGYNYLRLDGSTKVDDRQKLVNRFNRDQRIYLFISSTRSGGVGLNLTGADTVIFYDSDWNPAMDRQAMDRCHRIGQTRDVNIYRLVSEWTIEESIFKKQLQKRLLDDVVVDQGRFTSEFFSKNDIQKMIGSRNQNMLNSDNNSIYVTRVLHESSTADSNASANFNDNQKKEFEDVLAAVEDLDDINALKKSSREIATENDDFINEFEEKIKHKVESNRTLEKDNVGNFNQYDITTNITLNNLLKYCIEFFESVSVPLDIQNEVDLLEFQINNINSDSSIENSLSEYSQGELPYD
- a CDS encoding proteasome activator p28/ Ki autoantigen (transcripts identified by EST), whose protein sequence is MNKRPRESTLWSEYSSISLSSIEIIDSEVKKGCMEFRKDLSEQVTIHLRERIPSKIVQLNNRMKISDKPGSVLSSEELKPVNNGNGKVYSNLQIKELVAYVKQEVSELIEMVSSIKLWVQLNIPQIQDGNNFGVGIQEETIQELGRVEDATFSLYESVCKYYSERARLSSKIIKYPNVEDYVEAVRELDERYWVSLRCSIADMRNNYAWLHDLLTKNWEKLSKPRNSEGASMVY